In the genome of Pseudomonas putida, one region contains:
- a CDS encoding universal stress protein, with the protein MIHSMLYATDLGVYAPFVMQHALALARTFNAELYVIHAVEPMGQFAESLLQSYLDEQTLDELHSEGVNTVMANIEQRVLENFRDELGEEADLALIRAVRVRQGDPAQVIIEQAQRLSVDLLIFGSHSQGAGVDVPIGRTAARLLQLSPVPVYMVPLAQHLGRRKG; encoded by the coding sequence ATGATTCATTCCATGCTGTATGCCACCGACCTCGGTGTCTACGCGCCTTTTGTCATGCAGCACGCCTTGGCCCTGGCCCGGACCTTCAACGCAGAGCTGTACGTGATCCATGCGGTGGAACCTATGGGGCAGTTCGCAGAATCCCTGCTGCAAAGCTACCTCGACGAGCAGACCCTAGACGAGTTGCACAGCGAGGGCGTGAATACGGTCATGGCCAACATCGAACAGCGGGTGTTGGAAAACTTTCGTGACGAATTAGGTGAAGAAGCGGACCTGGCCCTGATCCGGGCGGTGAGGGTTCGTCAGGGAGATCCGGCGCAGGTGATCATCGAGCAGGCTCAGCGCTTGAGTGTCGACCTGTTGATCTTCGGCAGCCACAGCCAGGGAGCAGGGGTGGATGTGCCGATCGGTCGCACCGCCGCGCGGTTGCTGCAGCTGTCGCCGGTGCCGGTCTACATGGTGCCGTTGGCGCAGCATTTGGGGCGTAGGAAGGGCTGA
- the cysB gene encoding HTH-type transcriptional regulator CysB produces MKLQQLRYIWEVAHHDLNVSATAQSLYTSQPGISKQIRLLEDELGVEVFARSGKHLTRVTPAGERIINTAGEILRKVESIKQIAQEFSNEKKGTLSIATTHTQARYALPPVISSFIKQYPEVALHMHQGSPMQIAEMAADGTVDFAIATEALELFGDLIMMPCYKWNRCVVVPQGHPLTKLPKLTLEAVAEYPIVTYVFGFTGRSKLDEAFNHRGLTPKVVFTAADADVIKTYVRLGLGVGIVAKMAVDTKLDSDLVALDASELFEASITKIGFRRGTFLRGFMCDFIEKFAPHLTREVMAKAIQCHNKQELEELFDGVELPVH; encoded by the coding sequence ATGAAGCTTCAACAACTGCGCTACATCTGGGAAGTGGCGCACCACGACCTCAACGTCTCCGCGACAGCGCAGAGCCTCTACACCTCCCAACCCGGGATCAGCAAACAGATCCGCCTGCTCGAGGACGAGCTCGGCGTCGAGGTCTTCGCCCGCAGCGGCAAGCACCTGACACGCGTCACCCCCGCCGGTGAGCGCATCATCAACACCGCTGGCGAGATCCTGCGCAAGGTCGAGAGCATCAAGCAGATCGCCCAGGAGTTCTCCAACGAGAAGAAGGGGACCCTGTCCATCGCCACCACCCACACCCAGGCACGCTATGCGCTGCCCCCGGTGATCAGCAGTTTCATCAAGCAGTACCCGGAAGTCGCCCTGCACATGCACCAGGGCTCGCCCATGCAGATCGCCGAGATGGCCGCCGACGGCACCGTCGATTTTGCGATCGCCACCGAGGCGCTGGAGCTGTTCGGCGACTTGATCATGATGCCTTGCTACAAGTGGAACCGCTGCGTGGTGGTGCCGCAGGGCCATCCACTGACCAAGCTGCCGAAACTGACCCTCGAAGCGGTCGCTGAGTACCCGATCGTGACCTACGTGTTCGGCTTTACCGGGCGCTCCAAGTTGGACGAGGCGTTCAACCATCGTGGCTTGACGCCGAAAGTGGTGTTCACCGCCGCTGACGCCGACGTCATCAAGACCTACGTGCGCCTGGGCCTGGGCGTGGGTATCGTGGCCAAAATGGCCGTGGACACCAAGCTCGACAGCGACCTGGTGGCCCTGGATGCCAGCGAGCTGTTCGAGGCCAGCATCACCAAGATCGGCTTCCGCCGCGGTACCTTCCTGCGGGGCTTTATGTGCGACTTCATCGAGAAGTTCGCACCCCACCTGACCCGCGAAGTAATGGCCAAGGCTATCCAGTGCCATAACAAGCAAGAGCTTGAGGAGCTGTTCGACGGCGTCGAATTGCCCGTGCACTGA